TATAGAATCTCTTAAGGACCTCTTACTTATATACCTAATCTATAGGCTTAACTTAAGCTTATAGTAGCTCGAGCTATTTATTAACGTTATAATAGCTAACGATAATTACGCTATAAAAGCCTATAGTCTTAATAATATAGGCCTATATCTAAGCTAGGCCCTTACTTTATTAAGTATAGACTTATTACTTAAacctatatatattatataatatccCTAGATTTATAGCTtctttaataattatattagGGCTTACTAGAGGGGGCTTAATAGGCTTATATATACTTAGCCTACCCTTTATATTAGGGTCTATATAGTCTTATAGGTCCTAGGCAGTAGTATATTTATAGATATTATTAATCTACTATCTCTAGTTACTAGGGCCTTTAAGGGTTACTTAGGAAGTCTTAAGCTATTCCGGACTTTCTATAGCGTTATACTTATAGTAGAAGGTTATAAGAGGAATAGGGGATATTATAGTACCGTTAGTAGCTATTACTTTAATTTCCTATCTTTTTAAGGTCTTTAAGGCTATTTTAAGCTAATATATAGCTTATAGGgatattaaatatataaggGGATTAAAAAATAAGTTAAAAAGCGGCTCCTTATAGCTCTCTATAGACCGGGCTTATAACTATTATAAGGGGTGCTTTTTCTAGGTTATAAAAGCCTTAATTTTCTATCTATTATTAGGACCTATGCcccctatatatatatatttgAGGTCTATCTATAGGGGCTATATAACGCCTAGCCGGGCTAGCTATAGGGGATATATGACCCTTAGATAGGGGTTATGACGATATTAATGACCCCTATATGCAGCCACATTGGGCTGCCTCCACAGGTGCTGCAGCCACGGGCCGTGCAACATATAACCTCTGATTCAAATCAAAGACTTATTTCAAGGCATCTGACAAGCTCATATCGAGGCGCTCGCAAGCGGTAATTCCTTTGCGCTGGAAGCATCGCCACTCGCCAGTGTGTTACATGACAATTAGAATGCGCGATGATGTCGTCAATGATGTGATACCAGCTACCTTGGCTATTGACTTTATCGCAGTGCTTGTATTGGCTTCGCTCCTTGGCAAAATATGGCATGGACGCCACAGTGCGACGACCATTCCAGAAGTGCGGTCGCCCGCAATGCCAATGTTCTTTCCGGCCTACTCAGACAGCATTGCCTTGTGAAATGTGATCCTGTAGCTGTGTCGCATCAATCTCCCCGTAATCTGTTGGTCGTTCAGGTGATACGCGACCGGCGGCACGGTTGATGGCCAACACCAGGCGGTGTGCCTCGTTCGTGTGTGATATATGACAAATACAACCTTGCTGTTGCTTATGAAGGAGCCAAATTAGCCCTTATTACTAGCCGTGTGAGGACCTTCCCCACGGCGAGGAAAGGATGTCATCCCCTCTTCATAAACTGCCAGGGTGGAAAGACGTTCACGTCCGCGACTCACTAACTTGCCACTATGGTCAAACGACAAATTTCGACTCCGTCTCCAATTATCTATGACCTCAGCGGACTGTTGCAGCTGAAGGTTCTAGATGTAATTCAGCAGGCCCAAGTCCGTGGTGGGGGGCGGCGAACGAATGTGTATATCGtggaggcgcggcgctcatCACAGCTTGTGATTCAAAATCCCTCTGTGCCGAGAGATCGCACTACACAGAGTATTAAATTGGTCTTGAAAGCGGTATGCTACCTCTTTCAGATGCAGCAAGTTCATCGTTAATGGCATGAGCAGTTCCCACCTGGTAGTCTCACTGACGACCTGTTTCGACGCGAGTTGGCAGCAAATACTGAGCTAACGCGTGACGGCGCGCCATCAAGTTCAGCTGAGGCCTTGGAAAGGGTATTTGAACTGCCGGATGTGTCGAAAagaaggccatggccgcagTGTTTTGGCACGCTTTGTTTCCCCCAGACCAATATTAACCAAGATGATCATTGGTTCGAGACTACGAGCCAGCGTCAAGACATGACGTATAAATCTCTTCTCTTTGAGTATGCGTCTGGTCTAAAGCCTCTCACGAATGATTTAATCGACGACAGAGTGGCAAATGCGTTCAAAAGCATTATACAAGAGCTACATACTCTAAATGTGGTTCATCGTGACCATGTGGACCAAGCAGCCTGGCCGGAAATCCGCTTCGGCAACGTATTTATGCGTCCAAACCCTCGCACAGGAGTCGATGGTGAGTAGCTTTATACCCATGGTTATTGTTACGTGTAGTCTTATTGATATCGAACATAGAACCTTTCATACTGGACTTCAATCGTGCGCTAGTAGTCGACAATAACTCAAGAGACGAAGCGTTcaaagaggaagagagggagaggcTAGACGATTACCTAGGCCGGATATTATCTAGAAGACTGGCGGTGGATCACGTTCCCAAGGAAGTACAACGATTACTCAAGTCCTAAGCGCAAAGGTCTTTCACTCCCTCGAACGAGCACGCATCAGGTGCGAGATACATCTAGCTCAATGATGAACTGTTTCCTAGTGGTGCAGTAAAAGTAGACAACTATATTGATATTGATAATTGAAGTCTCGTTGAATTAAGTCATTAGATGTTGCCCATCAGGCGCTGTCCAACGTCCAGTGATATTCTCTGCATCTGACCCCCATTTGGATCCCACAACCAATGTTGTTCTTGAATGGTTGTCGGCTGCGGGTCTTTGATGGGTTGAATAAGGTATTTATGCTCGTGAATGTGAATCGAGCGAGTACGTGTAGGCTCGTAAATCGTGTGCACATGCGGCCGTATGTGCTCTTCGACAACAGCGGGTCTCACGTGTGTCGTGACGTCGCAGTATTCGCCCTTGGTTGAATCGGTGACTCCTTCGACGGCTTTATTCTTACGCGTCGGAGAACcactggcgctggccgtgtCCTCTCTGTGACTGGGCTGTGCGTCGTGTAGCGCCTGGTTTCTCCCAGCAGGTAGCCCTTGGAACTGCTTAGCCGGCCGCTCATCGTCGCTTCTATATATTTCCTCTGTTTTTATGTTTTCCTCGTATCGAGGAGTATTATAGTTTTGTTCTTGTTCGTTGCCCGGGCCATTGGTCGTGCCCTTGGGGGTTGCTGTATTTTCAGGCATCCCCTGCCATCGAGGCGTATCTTTGCAGTGGCTTTGATCCGTTGATGGAGCAATTTCGCTGCTCATGCAACCCCCCTGCCGAGCAGTTCCCTCGTCATCATTGGCATACAACTGGCCTAAGCTGCCTCTCGCGATGTGAGACGTCGCATCTTCTGTACAGCCATGTTGGCCTCAGCCAGGATCTGGGTCATTGTCCGAAGGAATTGTCCTACCATGTTTGTCATCAGAGCCTGCGGTAGGTCTTCGACCGCCtgatggtgctgccgctCTTCGACTAGCAAAACGCTTAAGCCATCTGATTAATTTATTGCCGTGTTGGGGCGACATGGTAAAACTGGAAGATGGGCAAGTGGCTGCGACAGCACGAAATGGTGTTCTTAGCTAGCATCTTTGTTGACATGATGTGCTCTCCTGATGGGGTACTCAACAATATTTAGCCCTGCTACATTCGGGCTTCACATGCCGAAGCACAAAGGAATCTATCATTCGCGACCACGACTACGTCAATGGAGACAAAATTTAGGATGACAAATGTGACTTTGGACGCCCAAGACGCCTAAGCTGCTGGAGAGTCTCGGTGCCAACACGCAAATCActccggccgccgacgggcggACTCTGGGACGGCGATAAGTTGCGTCAATCGTTACTTCGTCCGATGCATCAGCGTCATATCTCCCACCTTGTTGGCTCCGAATGCAACGGCGTCAACTTTAATATTTACCGACGCGGTTTATCAGCTAAACTAAACGCACGTTTCTCCAGCCCTTTGGAATGAGCACTAGGTCTAAAATGGGCGCCCCGCATCTATGGGGAACTCAGAGCGGCTCATCATTGGCACCCGCTGATGGAACTGGATGACGTACTTTCGTCGCATTGGATTGAGTTTCACTACCCCCATCGAGGCCCAGGAGAGCAGCCCGCAGCTCAAGAGCTCGGCGTAGGACCAGATGCCCACTCGCACCGTCATATTGCCTCGGAAGAAGGCATGCCTCGGGCCCTTCAAGCGGTCCTCAATTGCTAGTCAAAGTTTGTTGCTGTATGACGTCTATGGAGTTATACTCGGGTCGCGATGGgacggcatcaaggccatgaCATCAATAAGTCGTTCGCTCGGTGTATATAAGAGAACGTGTAATCCCTGAAACGAGCATCGTGATCAATCTGCACCAACTCTTTAAAAAAATAAGTTCATTTCATCATGGAGAAAGCTAAACAAGCCGTCGCGAACTTTGTCTCCCGTGACGGGAagcacaccaccaccgtcgacgaggatgtgCGGAAGGCCGTCACCGAGGAACATATTCGCCCGCACGAGCATGAGGACATTGTCACTGCGGTAGACAAGGAGATCCACCAAGATCACCATCACACTACCGTGCAGCCCATTACTATGAAGGAAACCCTGTGCGTCTCCCATGTGCCTACCTTCACCAAACACCACGTACGGTGGCTGACTCATATAGGCCGGAGAAACACACACATCACGCCCTCCCCGTGGAACACAAGTCTTATGAACATGGAAACGAGAAAGATGTCAGCGCCTTCCTTGAGCGCGACGCTAGCAAGTACAGAGACAGTTCTGTCACTCACGAGGCGACCCACTCGTCGTCCACTGCTCCAGTTGTGTCCGGAGAACATACGCACCACCATGTTCACGAACACGTTCAGCCCGTCATTCAGAAGGAGACTGTAGAGCGTCATGTTGTCCATACGACTGTCCCAGTCCACGAGGTTCACCACGCGGCCGCAGTCCAACATGGCACTTCTACTCTGCCCCCGAAGACGCTTGAAGAGTTCACGAGCGGTCGTGGGACCCTTGAAGGTCGAAACACCACGAAGGTCAACGAATTCGAAGGATGTCCCAACATCAGCCACAAAGACCTCCATGCCAAGGAAGCAAAGTCGGCGTCGCAGGCACAGGGGCTTGGCAACAGCGTGTGACGAGAGTGTTTGCTTGCGGAGATGATTTCTGTATTACAGTATTGGAGCTTTATTGATGGTCTTTTTTGACAAGGTTTGGCCTTTTGGCAAAACTGCACGTAAATAATAAGTCCGCAACACTGCGAAGTCCTATCACGTTACTACACTCGTGACTGATTGGTGTGCTGGGCTGCGCGGTCTAAGTACCGGATGAGCTTGGGTTTTCATACGTCGCGTGGGGAAGCGATATGCTCCCACGCTTCATGGTATTTTTGATCGCTATCTATCGTAAGGCGAATGTCCGAGGGTTGAGAGCGAGTGTTGTTGTCTTGCGTGGAGCGGAGGATTGCACTCGGTCCCGCGATGCGAGGATTATTGATGCACCCCGCAGTTTCACTGCAGCCGCTGCTACAAGAATGACTTCTACGGTGATACAAATGCGGGGGGGAATGAGGGGAACCCGGTCCAATGGACGCGACAACGCGCACGCCCATGTCAATTCGCATGCGTCGATTACCAGCTTGGAGGTTCTGAGCTCTTAGCTACCAGCGGTCGATGAAACCGGCCTACCACGAGCTTCCGGCACTGGAGCTATGAAACCGAAATCAGTTGCAGATATAAGTCACACCTTGCGAGACAGGTCCcaccaaaaaaaaacatGGCTCCTTATGTCGTGCTTTCTATGTTTAAGAACCCCTACCTCATACCTAGTCAAAATGTCAGTGTAGGCGCGGTCACACGTAGCTCGACATCTGTTATAGCCCGTGATGGCTATCGCATGCCAGCCGCGTCACCGCCTCAGTTGTCGTGCGGAGATTGAATAGGGGCTGATGCTACTGATGGAGCCCAATCGCGATGCGCATGTGCTAATAAACCTGTGAGTGTGGGTAACAAAAGAGGGGGTTATAGTCCACCTACGCGGTGTCTCAATGGTCAGATCAGAATTGTCTGCTTGTCCTATTGTCAGCATCGCTAACCGACACAAGAGAAACTGCTCTCTACCGACATTCAAGCTATCTCTCACTGCGTGATGTAAGATGTTATCCAAGGCGGGCAGTTCAATGTCAGCCGCACTCTTCAACATGGCCAGCAAGAGCCTGGACCCACTCAAGGGCCACGGCAAAACCGGCATGTCTGCGTTGCGCTGGGACTGGATCGGGAAGTACGCCAGGTGCGACCTTCTGTAAACGGATTGGCAGCATCCTTCCCGGCAGTGTCGGCATCAAGATCGCATCAACCACTGCGATCTCGGCTTATCTTACAACCAATATGAGAGAGGCTGTCGGATTTGGAATTgcctcggcttcggcttGTATCGAGCTGCCGTACAGATCTCATGTCGCATGACCATGTGAGGCATGATTTGTAAACTATATTAGTGAGGATTGCCAGCCCTCAACTGTCTCAAGAGCAATATCCACCAGCGCTCTTTGCATGCTCAACGCAGAAGTCATCTCGCTGTCTCCTTACTGCTATGGCTCCCTGTAACTCGAATGCCCTGCAGTGGGATGGGACAGTGCATCTGGTAAAGTACGGAAAATGGTGGCCGTGTCAGGTGACTGTACTGTGCAAGTCAGGAAGCCCTTTTCTCCGCTGGCGATAATGGCAAGACCTACAATGGTGGTGTGGTATGACTTTCTACTTTGAATCTAGGTCGACGAGATGGTCCGTTGCGAACTTGTGCTACTACTTACTCACAAGGGATAAGCGGGCAGCCTCAGCGCTCCTCACGTTAGACTGTCTCCTTCACGAGGTTGTACAATGGTCTCAAAGTAGAAGTTGAGAGCCCTTGGTGGCGGTTTGGCTACTCCTGTGTCTCAAGCCCACatagacgacgacgatgggttGTCTAGTAGAAGACCAGAGCTGCTATAGTCGATACGCCTTCCTATATCGTCATAAGTAGTTTAATGCTCAAGGTGACGaggtagagagagagacggatCTATATAAACGATCAAGCGAACCTCTCATTTGCAGCTTCTCAACAGTGAGATAAACTGGCACTCTCAAAGTAGCATCTCTGGTCGGCAAACACCAAGCCAACATGTTTTCAGCCATCCACGCCACCATCTTGGCATGTGCCACATTGGCATATGGAAGCCCCCTACAGGATAGACGTGCTGCTGACTTTGGCCACCACTCGGTTCTGGAAAAAGTCGGCGTGCCAGCTTCATGGGTCCCAAAAGGCCACCCGCACCCAGAGATGGTTATGAACATGCAAATAGCCCTCAAGCAAGGGAACATGGGAGCATTACAGTCAAAGCTGCAAGACATTTCCAACCCCAAAAGTCCCAACTATGGCAAGTGGCTCTCCAAAGAGGAGCTGGAAGGCTTTACCCGGCCATCAGAAGAGTCGGTTAAGATGGTCAAGCTTTGGCTATCGTCGTACGACATCCACGAACGGGACATCACGCAGACGACCCCCGACTGGCTAGAGGTAAAGGTGCCTCTCAGTAAAGCCGAGGGCATGCTTGACTCCAAATTTTCGCTCTACCACGATTCTGTGTCTGGCAAATCAGCACCACGGACCACGGAGTATTCTATTCCGTTGCTTCTTCACGACCACATTGACACTATTCAGCCCACCACTGCCTTTCATAGGGCTATGGGCCCTCAGGTGGCTCAAAACCAGTCTGATACCGCCATGCATAAGCGCCAGAGTGGGTGCGATCCGAACAACATTGTTCCATCGTGCATCCAGAGTCACTACAACGTCGACTACAGTGGGAAGGGCCGAGCTTCTCTCGCTGTCACCGGTTTTATCGGCCTTTCAGCAAGCCACAGCGACGCAGCCAGCTTCCTGAGCTCTTAcgactcggccgccagcgGTTCCGATTTCAAGGACGGTTCAATTGGCGGTGCAAGCAATGTTCCAAGTAACCCGGACCTGGAAGGCAACCTGGATACGCAAATCGCGCTCTCGATCGGTCACCCTAACCCGGTCACGTACTATGCTGTCGGGCCGAACAACGACCCGGACAACCAATTCACCGACGAGCTGATCAACTTTGGCACCTACCTCAACTCAGCATCCAACCCACCAACAGCTGTTTCCACTTCGTACGGTGGCGAGGAGCAGTTCTTCTCTCACAGCTACCTGGACCGAATCTGCAACGAATTCATGAAGGCTGGCTCCCGAGGAATCTCAGTCTTCTTCTCGTCCGGTGActttggcgttggcggcaacggcgaaTCCAACTGCAACGACGGATTCTATTCACTTTTCCCCGCGTCGTGCCCGTACATCACGTCCGTTGGTGCTACGCAGTTCTCTAATGGGGCGGAAATAGCAGCCACATTTGAGCGCGGTGGTTCGACGGGTGGCGGCTTTTCGTGGTACTTTCCTGCACCATCCTACCAGAGTGCTGATACGAAGAAGTACATCAGCAACAACTTGGACAACTCATACAGCGGTTACTACAATCCCAGTGGCCGCGGTTTCCCCGACGTTGCCCTTGTTGGGGAATACTATGACATCATTCTGAACGGTGGGACGCAGCGAGTGTATGGAACATCGGCGTCTTCCCCGGCATGGGCCTCGCTTATTTCTCTCATCAATGACTACCGAATAGGCGAGGGCAAGTCGACTCTGGGATTCTTGAACCCATTGTTGTACCAGAATGCCGGTGTGCGAGCCGCTTTGAATGACATCACCCAAGGCCACAACCAGGGGTGTGGTACATATGGATTCCCTGCTAGCGCTGGTTGGGACCCAACCACAGGTCTGGGCACTATGAACTTCGCCAAGCTCCGAAAGGCCCTCGGGTAGCTTTCCGGGCGACTTCGTCATGGAAACACTTGGCCTTCTCAGCGATCAGGTCCTTCAACAGGATTTACAGAGAAACGCTTCTTCTGAGTTATAGGGACTCTTCTTCTATATAGTATCATCGGTCTACTCCGTGCTGATAAGGCCAGGATCGACACTTACTGTCTCCCACTCAAATAGTATCTCCTTGATGAATTTATTACATATACAGGCCAGATAGGGCTTGTCCAAGAAAATATGCCGCTCAGTGAGGACCTGTTTCCCGAGTACGACAGGTACCCTGGTCATCTTCCCCAGGTTCTGGTACAACTTGTCTGGTCTTTCCCCACTTGAAGTCATCCGCATTGAACAGCGAATAAGCCAAAACTATAATATTGAGAAACGGAGACGTTATGAGATGAAAAAAGAACCCAACAAAGTATTGGATGCGCTCCAAGTTATTCCGAGGTAGCCAGAACCCTATGCAGAAGGAATAGACCTGCAGTAACTCCATGTCAGCAACGTGCCCTTGTGTCTCGATATTTGGCCGCGCTGTGACTCACATATCTGAACCATAGGACACATATCAGACCTAGGAAAACAGGGTCCTTCATGACCTCCGAACCACGCTTGACAAGAAGCATAAGAAGCTCGGCAAGAGCTGCGATAATGAATGGCGTAATAGCCCAGGTAAATACAGCGATGAAGCTTTGCATCCTCTCTATAAGGATGATGCCAGGTCGGAATATCATCACAAATTCGTTTGAGATGCTTCCCAGAGCCCACCGCTTGCGTTGTGAGAGGAAGACTTTCCAGGTCTGGGGTACAATGGTAAAGGCCTTGGCTCGCAGCGCTTGAGCAGTCTGCTTCTTTGGGAACAGGCTGAAGACAATGGAAGTGTGAATACTGTCCTCGGAGTAGTTGCTCATGATATGTTGCGTCATGATATCGTTTGGCTTCGGGTAATAAGCGAACCGCTCGCGAAGGACCGCGTCGCCAAACGTGGCCTCCCCAACGCGAATAAGTTGGCAACATCCAGGAAGGCAATTGACTTTCCCCGTAATACGGGACTGGAacaggcggcggaggccTTGGGTCTGGGAATATTCGACTCCTTGATACAGCGACCACAGTCCAAAGTTCTTCCCGTCGTAGTCAACACATACGTGACCACAGATTCCAACAAGTTTTGGGTTTTTCCGTATCTCGTGCAGCATTTCGATGACGCAATATTCGTCAAAGACAGTGTCGGCATCCATCCCAACAAGAAAATCGACATTATCAAGGTTGTGTTGAATGAAGATATTCCCGATGTATTCGAACAGGCCATTGTTGAACATCGTGACGACGTTTTCGGAGCGTTGTTTAAAATGATAGAGGAACGAGCGGGCAAAGCAGAGGCTGTCTCGCTTGCCCTGGTTGTAGGTCTTGCCGACGAAGACGTATGGGAGGCCCTTGTAGTACCCGCTCTGAACACGAACCGGCATGAATAAGCCATCTCGTGCACGGTAGCCGTTGATAAAGTATCGAGAACGCCCTGGGCCAAGGATATCTTGTAGTAGATATTCCTGCGTTGTCTTTTCCATACCCGGACCGCGGGCGTTTCCATCAACGACGATAAAAATTACGCGATGGTGTTGATCGATGTCTTTCTGAGCAACGAGGGAGTCGAGCGACCGAGTCAATTCCAGCTTTGTTTCATTGTAGCAGGGCAACAGCAACACCATCTTCTCTGGCGCATCCGGAATAATTTCTTTGCGAGgccagccacagccacaCCTGAGTAGATTTGTCGCAAGAAAGTGAAGAATGATTCCGAGTATCATGAAAGCCTGCATGGCGGTGTTCGCGCTCAAGAGCACGATGAAGAGGTAGTATACCTGCCAGAACGCCCACGCGACATAAATGAGTGTTGCGTTGAGGCAGACCAGGCCAATGATTAGACCCCACTTCTGCAGGCGTAGGAGGTTTCTTGAAACCGATCGTAGCTCGAGTTCTGCGTCCCAATGTGCCTTTGCATCCTCCTGCAACAATGATGAGGTGaacgacgcgctcgagccgGTATCTTGCCACGAAAGGCGAGACACTGGAGACTGCGGAGACTGTGCTCCCTGGTTGATGGAGTCACCCTCTCCGTCCATAGCCGCCTTCATTCATTGTCAGACTGTGGCTTATTTTGTACAAAACGGGACATCTACTCACCGGTTCGTTGCGATCTTCCATTCCTGTTGATGCGGGGGGCGGGACAGGCTTCGACTCCGTATTCTCTACGCAAGCCTTATGGGCGCATTCTTGACTTGCAACCATCTAGATCAAACGTAAGCTCCTGATAAGTACCAGATGCTATGTTGGGCACTTGAAGACTCACCTGCCCGGTCGGATCCTCTGCGCTTGTCGGCATGGCTGGCGCCTGTACCTTCGGCTCCAACTCTGCCACAGAATCCCGGGAGACATCACTCGCCATGGGTGACTTTCAGCACGTCTCGATACGGAAGAGTAGCCAGGTGTCCTCGAGCAGAGAGTGTTGACTTGCGCAAGCGTCAAGGTCCTGCGTTCTTGGAGTGATGGTGACAGGGTAAGGCCCAAGGtaagaagaaggagaaggaggtgaATCTACGTTGCCCAATATGCTTGACGGGGCGAAAAGTGCAAGAGCAACCAACCCTTCGCATTGCGCAAGGACAACCTGAAAAGAAATCAGCCACATGCCGACAACGTCAATGGCTTACGGCGCACAACTTACAGTGCTCCGGCTGAAAAGACCTGAGCACTAGCGTCGAGCAGTAGGCCATGCTCGGGTTCCCAGCAGATGTTGACAAAAGTCGCTGTTACCACATGCTTCTGTATGTGCGAGTCCCGGTGTTCCGTACTGGAGGTAAATACACCAACAAGCCACCACGAGGCCCGCCTCCGTCCATGGAGCCTGATGGTATGCATGAGGGGCTTCTTAGACTGATTGAACTGTGTCTAACCAACATGAATGACATCGCTGCCGTACGCTCAATGAGGTAACTCCTGCCTGCCGCATTAGGGGCCCTATAGATCTCCCTAATACCATGTGGTCACACAGGCACTGGATATCGTAGCACTCTAGACTTCACCGGCGAAGGCATCTCGCTACGCTGCAAGCCGAGAGCCTTCTCACATGTGTTGGTAGCAAACGCCATGGTCCGCCGCGATTCCCAAATCCGCAGTGAAACTCAATTCAGCTTTCCTCATTGGCGTTTGGCGAGGTCAGCTTCAGCAGCCATTCCGGCGGCCACTGGTTCTTTGGGGGGCTCCTCGGCCAAGACGGGTCAAGACTACCTGAAGACTATTTCCGCTTTTGCAACTCGGCTGCAAATCTACCGAACATTGGCGCCACGGGTTGCGgcagacggcgtcgacaagggGGGAAGTGTGGCGCGCCGGGAATGGCAATGCCTCAGCTCCAACGAGCCAACAAACACCACATCCACGATACCGTTGGTAATGAGCTCTCACGTGCATCTAGACGGCGCATCGGCAATCGCACGCGCGTTCTGCTTCCAGGCAAAAGAAGCCATATAGACGGTTTCCAGAGTGTCAGCTACAAGCGAGTCACAGGCTGTGAGTAGGCAATCTTCGACCGCTCGGCAGTCCTCAGGGGTAGGGTTAGACAGCCCTCCGACGTGCAGCGCGACGATACTACGACAGTACCCTGTTCGACAAACATCATTCTCAGCTGGCTCCAGGTCGGGAGTAGCGCGCTCTTGTGGCTCCCACAGCTCTTTCAGGCATGGCAATTTGCTCGAGCCCCCGCTACCGCGGCAAAGGAATGCTGGCAagttggccgccgccggtcccGGATGGCGAGCGGTGGATCCCGCCGCTCAACAGGGCACCGCTGTCACGTTGGCGCATCGCGCAGAGTGCAGTACGTTAGTTATTAGGATGCAGCACGCATCCGCTCGAAAGTAGGGGGGGCCAACTAGTTACATTACAAAGTTTCGATCAGTGTCGGGACTCCGGGCTCGCACTCATCGCTCCTCGGCTTATGACCCTGGAACACCAAGGCCCGAATGTAGAAGATGGCCCACGCTTTTCATTGCTGTGTCGTCCACATAACCCGTCCTATTTGATGGTGGCAAACAAGTCTTGTTATTAGGTCACAAGGATCGGCCAAGCTACCTAGTCAGGAACCAACAGGCATGCCCACATCTCAGCGATGCTGCATGTGATACTCGTATACCAACGGCGGACTGCAATAGCCAACATCAGAGAACAGAGATGGGCGCATCTAACAACAGGcaatgagcagcagcaaactAACTACTGACGTCTGGTCCTAGCAGCACGCGCATTGTATCTCCGTTCCTGTCCCTCACACCAGTAATAGGTTCCACTTGATTGGGTATGCCTCAAGCTTCAATAGCGGAGGGCCCTGTGGCGCCACGCTCTGGTCCATCGGCTTGTTGGGGCCCTGACCTATTGTTCAACGACAGGTGCTCGGTCGAGATGCCACTAATGGACACTGCTTCGTATTCGCGGTCCTCGACTGCAGTGCTGCAGACTCCGACGTCTGATTCAGATACGAGCAGTAGAGGTTCAACCAGCTCACGACTTCAGCCTCATTGCGCGGGTAACAAGACCCCTTGCAGTCTAATGGAAAGCCTTCACCAAAACACATCACACAGACCAACGACTGGAGCTCCACTCAATATAAGTCGATACTGGAGGCACATTGGTCAAAGCTGGCGTGAGTCAGGAAGAGCGGTGTTCAATAGTCCACCGCCGAGCTGAAGTTGGTTGATCAAATCTCGCAGATGGGCTTGACAATATCACGAACGCTGGATTCGATTCAAGCGCCTTTGGTTGATTGTATTATGTGGCGGACGGAACTTCAATATAGTGACGGAATAGCTGTCGGATGCCCGACTGACCATGTACTCAAGCACGAATGGACATTCTACATCTCCTTCGTAACTGCTATTGAACTCCTCTTGAACTCCTCTTGGTGCTGCCCGCTGTTCCAGCGGCTTATATGTCCCTCTCATCTCCAT
This region of Purpureocillium takamizusanense chromosome 9, complete sequence genomic DNA includes:
- a CDS encoding Chitin synthase (COG:M~TransMembrane:4 (i113-131o137-160i501-521o527-551i)~EggNog:ENOG503NZU3), which codes for MPTSAEDPTGQMVASQECAHKACVENTESKPVPPPASTGMEDRNEPAAMDGEGDSINQGAQSPQSPVSRLSWQDTGSSASFTSSLLQEDAKAHWDAELELRSVSRNLLRLQKWGLIIGLVCLNATLIYVAWAFWQVYYLFIVLLSANTAMQAFMILGIILHFLATNLLRCGCGWPRKEIIPDAPEKMVLLLPCYNETKLELTRSLDSLVAQKDIDQHHRVIFIVVDGNARGPGMEKTTQEYLLQDILGPGRSRYFINGYRARDGLFMPVRVQSGYYKGLPYVFVGKTYNQGKRDSLCFARSFLYHFKQRSENVVTMFNNGLFEYIGNIFIQHNLDNVDFLVGMDADTVFDEYCVIEMLHEIRKNPKLVGICGHVCVDYDGKNFGLWSLYQGVEYSQTQGLRRLFQSRITGKVNCLPGCCQLIRVGEATFGDAVLRERFAYYPKPNDIMTQHIMSNYSEDSIHTSIVFSLFPKKQTAQALRAKAFTIVPQTWKVFLSQRKRWALGSISNEFVMIFRPGIILIERMQSFIAVFTWAITPFIIAALAELLMLLVKRDM
- a CDS encoding Tripeptidyl-peptidase I (MEROPS:MER0078639~COG:O~EggNog:ENOG503NY9U); this translates as MVMNMQIALKQGNMGALQSKLQDISNPKSPNYGKWLSKEELEGFTRPSEESVKMVKLWLSSYDIHERDITQTTPDWLEVKVPLSKAEGMLDSKFSLYHDSVSGKSAPRTTEYSIPLLLHDHIDTIQPTTAFHRAMGPQVAQNQSDTAMHKRQSGCDPNNIVPSCIQSHYNVDYSGKGRASLAVTGFIGLSASHSDAASFLSSYDSAASGSDFKDGSIGGASNVPSNPDLEGNLDTQIALSIGHPNPVTYYAVGPNNDPDNQFTDELINFGTYLNSASNPPTAVSTSYGGEEQFFSHSYLDRICNEFMKAGSRGISVFFSSGDFGVGGNGESNCNDGFYSLFPASCPYITSVGATQFSNGAEIAATFERGGSTGGGFSWYFPAPSYQSADTKKYISNNLDNSYSGYYNPSGRGFPDVALVGEYYDIILNGGTQRVYGTSASSPAWASLISLINDYRIGEGKSTLGFLNPLLYQNAGVRAALNDITQGHNQGCGTYGFPASAGWDPTTGLGTMNFAKLRKALG
- a CDS encoding uncharacterized protein (EggNog:ENOG503PZG9): MSSEIAPSTDQSHCKDTPRWQGMPENTATPKGTTNGPGNEQEQNYNTPRYEENIKTEEIYRSDDERPAKQFQGLPAGRNQALHDAQPSHREDTASASGSPTRKNKAVEGVTDSTKGEYCDVTTHVRPAVVEEHIRPHVHTIYEPTRTRSIHIHEHKYLIQPIKDPQPTTIQEQHWLWDPNGGQMQRISLDVGQRLMGNI
- a CDS encoding uncharacterized protein (EggNog:ENOG503PZG9), producing MSPQHGNKLIRWLKRFASRRAAAPSGGRRPTAGSDDKHEDATSHIARGSLGQLYANDDEGTARQGGCMSSEIAPSTDQSHCKDTPRWQGMPENTATPKGTTNGPGNEQEQNYNTPRYEENIKTEEIYRSDDERPAKQFQGLPAGRNQALHDAQPSHREDTASASGSPTRKNKAVEGVTDSTKGEYCDVTTHVRPAVVEEHIRPHVHTIYEPTRTRSIHIHEHKYLIQPIKDPQPTTIQEQHWLWDPNGGQMQRISLDVGQRLMGNI
- a CDS encoding uncharacterized protein (EggNog:ENOG503NVG4~COG:S), with amino-acid sequence MEKAKQAVANFVSRDGKHTTTVDEDVRKAVTEEHIRPHEHEDIVTAVDKEIHQDHHHTTVQPITMKETLPEKHTHHALPVEHKSYEHGNEKDVSAFLERDASKYRDSSVTHEATHSSSTAPVVSGEHTHHHVHEHVQPVIQKETVERHVVHTTVPVHEVHHAAAVQHGTSTLPPKTLEEFTSGRGTLEGRNTTKVNEFEGCPNISHKDLHAKEAKSASQAQGLGNSV